Proteins encoded by one window of Porphyrobacter sp. YT40:
- the hppD gene encoding 4-hydroxyphenylpyruvate dioxygenase has protein sequence MNAPTNTQGATDLFDNPAGLDGFEFVEFCAPEKGVLEPVFEAMGFTRVAQHRSKDVHLWRQGGINLIANYEPKSAAWYFAREHGPSACGMAFRVRDAAKAYDHLIAKGAEPVAVQTGVMELRIPAIRGIGGAILYLVDRYEGAQGGNGLTIYDIDFEYLPGVDKHPEGAGFHTIDHLTHNVYGGRMKYWADYYETLFNFREIRFFDIKGEYTGLTSKALTAPDGKIRIPLNEEGEGGKGQIEEFLRAFNGEGIQHIALICDDLVACWDRLQKLGVPFMTAPPATYYEMLEGRLPGHGEDVEALKMRGILLDGTTEGGSPRLLLQIFAQAQVGPVFFEFIQRKGDEGFGEGNFKALFESMERDQIQRGVLTVEEPAE, from the coding sequence ATGAACGCACCGACCAACACCCAAGGGGCCACCGACCTTTTCGACAATCCCGCCGGGCTCGACGGGTTCGAATTCGTCGAGTTCTGCGCGCCGGAAAAGGGCGTGCTTGAGCCGGTGTTCGAAGCGATGGGCTTTACCCGCGTCGCGCAGCACCGTTCCAAGGACGTGCACCTGTGGCGGCAGGGCGGCATCAATCTCATCGCCAATTACGAGCCCAAGAGCGCCGCGTGGTACTTCGCGCGCGAGCATGGCCCCTCGGCCTGCGGCATGGCGTTCCGCGTGCGCGACGCCGCCAAGGCCTATGACCATTTGATCGCCAAGGGCGCAGAGCCCGTCGCCGTCCAGACCGGGGTGATGGAACTGCGCATCCCCGCGATCCGCGGCATCGGCGGGGCGATCCTCTATCTGGTCGACCGCTATGAGGGTGCCCAAGGGGGGAACGGCCTCACCATCTACGACATCGACTTCGAGTATCTGCCGGGTGTTGACAAGCACCCCGAAGGCGCGGGCTTCCACACCATCGATCACCTCACCCACAACGTCTATGGCGGGCGGATGAAGTATTGGGCCGACTATTACGAGACCCTGTTCAACTTCCGCGAGATCCGCTTCTTCGACATCAAGGGCGAATATACCGGCCTCACCTCCAAGGCGCTGACCGCGCCCGACGGCAAGATCCGCATCCCGCTCAACGAAGAGGGCGAGGGCGGCAAGGGCCAGATCGAAGAATTTCTGCGCGCCTTCAACGGCGAGGGCATCCAGCATATCGCGCTGATCTGCGACGATCTGGTCGCGTGCTGGGACCGTCTCCAGAAGCTCGGCGTGCCCTTCATGACCGCGCCGCCCGCCACCTATTACGAGATGCTCGAAGGCCGCCTGCCGGGCCACGGCGAGGATGTCGAGGCGCTGAAGATGCGCGGCATCCTGCTCGACGGAACCACGGAAGGCGGCAGCCCCCGCCTGCTGCTCCAGATCTTCGCGCAGGCGCAGGTCGGGCCGGTGTTCTTCGAATTCATCCAGCGCAAGGGTGACGAGGGCTTCGGCGAGGGCAATTTCAAGGCCCTGTTCGAAAGCATGGAGCGCGACCAGATCCAGCGCGGGGTGCTGACGGTCGAGGAGCCTGCGGAATGA
- a CDS encoding TonB-dependent receptor: protein MKRNFAYYACGLLACSALTTPAFAQDQDDEAEATRNADNVIIVTATRRAQDVQDIPLAVTAIAPQQLEAQRVVNIQQIAALAPSFTASQAQLASGSVVLRVRGIGTTSNNIGFESAVGIFIDGAYQARPGVALSEFVDVERVEVLRGPQGTLFGRNTSAGALNITNVRPDVTEFGGFANAEYGNFNEVSLQGAVNVPIVQDTLALRVTGAYRNRDGFLDVVDRTGTKIGETNDVDQWLVRGQLGWDTESGLRGRIIADYSKSKSSCCGAIELYQSPLVTGGAYAAVGLGANGGNGQPVVATTRDDQATFERAMDNRIVSANFAPRADIDNYGVTGELEFPLSDNADLIFIGSYRKYESFENYDSDFTALDIFNVPALNLEIDNWTAELRLQGEAMEGKLNYMIGGFYSDEQIDQSVSFALGADYGENVGALLFVPTGGALGANPLTVFTGRDPAGTSNTNRFQQDAKSYAVFTHNSLEIADGLELTVGARYSWEDKSGGFTQTAINNQICPATIGALGAIPAPLQGSFIALGCFGFTAPADLPAAFGNPTATPPVAPLPLVRTFQSDFNDEELIYTVKLGYEFSPFVSSYASFTHGYKAGGINLDTTAAVLGADPTFLSEEVDAYELGVKGQTPDGKVTVNIAAFYEEFTNFQVLEFTGTAFATFNVPVAETRGVEIESVIRPSDELTFNLAATFLEASYPDDCAGTQTSVQVVALCGYDLTNAPQIVALAGAMWEKPISDSLEFFLAGQVRMEGDQRTSTQAIIIPAVAPGSTQAQVQAAVDAAPPIIADIQDGKAFVNLRAGLRFGPEQNFAVEGWVNNLTDEVVRGVTFNTTLRGSGAANSRSAFVLPPRQYGVTLRAKF from the coding sequence ATGAAGCGCAATTTCGCATATTACGCGTGCGGCCTGTTGGCCTGCAGCGCATTGACCACCCCCGCCTTTGCTCAGGATCAGGATGACGAGGCGGAGGCCACCCGCAACGCCGACAATGTCATCATCGTGACCGCCACCCGCCGCGCGCAGGACGTGCAGGACATTCCGCTGGCGGTGACCGCAATTGCCCCGCAACAGCTCGAAGCGCAGCGCGTGGTCAACATCCAGCAGATCGCGGCGCTCGCGCCGTCCTTCACTGCCAGCCAGGCGCAGCTTGCCTCGGGCTCGGTCGTGCTGCGCGTGCGCGGCATCGGCACGACCTCGAACAATATCGGCTTCGAAAGCGCGGTCGGCATCTTCATCGACGGCGCCTATCAGGCCCGCCCCGGCGTGGCGCTGAGCGAATTCGTCGACGTCGAGCGCGTCGAAGTGCTGCGTGGCCCGCAGGGCACGCTGTTCGGCCGCAACACTTCGGCCGGCGCGCTCAACATCACCAATGTCCGGCCCGACGTGACCGAGTTCGGCGGCTTCGCGAACGCCGAATACGGCAATTTCAACGAGGTCAGCCTGCAAGGCGCGGTCAACGTGCCGATCGTGCAGGACACGCTCGCGCTGCGTGTCACCGGGGCCTATCGCAACCGTGACGGGTTCCTCGATGTGGTCGACCGTACCGGCACCAAGATCGGCGAGACCAACGATGTCGATCAGTGGCTGGTGCGCGGCCAGCTCGGCTGGGACACCGAAAGCGGCCTGCGCGGCCGCATCATCGCCGACTATTCCAAGAGCAAGTCGAGCTGCTGCGGCGCGATCGAGCTTTACCAGTCGCCGCTGGTGACGGGCGGGGCCTATGCCGCGGTCGGGCTCGGCGCGAATGGCGGGAATGGTCAGCCGGTGGTCGCCACCACGCGTGACGACCAGGCCACCTTCGAACGGGCGATGGACAACCGCATCGTCTCGGCCAACTTCGCGCCGCGCGCCGATATCGACAACTACGGCGTGACCGGCGAGCTTGAGTTCCCGCTCTCCGACAATGCCGACCTGATCTTCATCGGCTCCTACCGCAAGTACGAGAGCTTCGAGAATTACGATTCCGATTTCACCGCGCTCGACATCTTCAACGTGCCCGCGCTCAACCTCGAGATCGACAACTGGACCGCGGAACTGCGGCTTCAGGGCGAGGCGATGGAGGGCAAGCTCAACTACATGATCGGCGGCTTCTACTCCGACGAGCAGATCGACCAGTCGGTCAGCTTCGCGCTCGGGGCGGATTATGGCGAGAATGTCGGCGCGCTGCTGTTCGTGCCGACCGGCGGGGCGCTGGGTGCCAACCCGCTGACCGTGTTCACCGGGCGCGATCCGGCGGGCACCAGCAACACCAACCGCTTCCAGCAGGATGCCAAGAGCTACGCGGTCTTCACGCACAACTCGCTGGAGATCGCCGACGGCCTCGAACTGACGGTCGGCGCGCGCTATTCGTGGGAAGACAAGTCGGGCGGGTTCACCCAGACCGCGATCAACAACCAGATCTGCCCGGCGACGATCGGAGCGCTGGGTGCGATCCCGGCCCCGCTGCAGGGGTCGTTCATCGCGCTGGGCTGCTTCGGCTTCACCGCGCCGGCTGACCTTCCGGCGGCTTTCGGCAACCCCACCGCCACCCCGCCGGTCGCTCCGCTGCCGCTGGTCCGCACCTTCCAGTCGGACTTCAACGACGAAGAGCTGATCTACACCGTCAAGCTCGGTTACGAATTCAGCCCCTTCGTCAGCAGCTATGCCAGCTTCACCCACGGCTACAAGGCGGGCGGGATCAACCTCGATACCACCGCGGCGGTGCTGGGGGCCGACCCCACCTTCCTGTCGGAAGAGGTCGACGCCTACGAGCTCGGCGTGAAGGGCCAGACCCCGGACGGCAAGGTCACGGTCAACATCGCGGCCTTCTATGAGGAGTTCACCAACTTCCAAGTGCTCGAATTCACCGGGACGGCCTTCGCCACCTTCAACGTGCCAGTCGCCGAGACGCGGGGCGTGGAAATCGAAAGCGTGATCCGGCCCAGCGACGAGCTGACCTTCAACCTCGCCGCGACCTTCCTCGAAGCGAGCTATCCGGATGATTGCGCCGGCACCCAGACCTCGGTGCAGGTGGTGGCGCTGTGCGGTTACGATCTCACCAACGCGCCGCAGATCGTCGCGCTGGCGGGGGCGATGTGGGAAAAGCCGATCAGCGATTCGCTCGAATTCTTCCTCGCCGGACAGGTTCGCATGGAGGGTGACCAGCGCACTTCGACCCAGGCGATCATCATCCCCGCCGTGGCCCCTGGGTCGACGCAGGCGCAGGTTCAGGCTGCGGTCGACGCGGCCCCGCCGATCATCGCCGACATTCAGGACGGCAAGGCCTTCGTGAACCTGCGCGCCGGTCTGCGCTTCGGCCCGGAGCAGAATTTCGCGGTCGAAGGCTGGGTCAACAACCTGACCGACGAAGTGGTGCGCGGGGTGACCTTCAACACCACCCTGCGCGGCTCGGGCGCGGCCAACTCGCGTTCGGCCTTCGTCCTGCCGCCGCGCCAGTACGGCGTCACGCTGCGCGCGAAGTTCTGA
- a CDS encoding acetyl-CoA acetyltransferase produces MSTKVPDNTPVVIGVGQYSERVGEPGYAALSYMDLAGRALAAAIADTGASGAASGDVAGAIDTLAAIRAFEMSRPDRKPPFGAADNVPRAIAKRVGANPASAILTTTGGQTNQQLVGEFASAIAAGDSRCAVIVGSEAISTVLALSAKGETPDWSEEIGGDFEDQGFGVEELMEPALFMHGASGAIPLYALAENARRHRLGMGLEEYRLEIGKLFAPFTRVAAANPHSAAPVERSAEELATVTDRNRIVAEPYPRMTVARDQVNQAAAIIVASAGLARELGVPEDKWVHIHAVTAATELKLSQRPDLAGNPASLASVDAALARAGKGIGDMAYLDFYSCFAIPVFNQCDHFGLSADDPRGLTLTGGLPFFGGAGNNYSAHAIAEAVQRVRGDRGSFALVGANGGWMSKYATGIYSTTPADWSANDRFAVLPKATDTVPLAKGAVDAATVETYTINRGPKGAEAIFIGRSDAGERVVGNADLTDAATAEAFESGEPFGKRLTLRQDERGRTVGRVAP; encoded by the coding sequence TTGTCGACTAAGGTCCCCGACAACACCCCGGTCGTTATCGGGGTGGGGCAATATTCGGAGAGGGTGGGCGAGCCCGGCTATGCCGCCCTCTCCTATATGGACTTGGCGGGCCGCGCGCTGGCGGCGGCGATTGCGGACACCGGTGCCTCTGGGGCAGCGAGCGGTGACGTGGCGGGTGCCATAGACACCCTCGCCGCGATCCGCGCCTTCGAAATGTCGCGACCCGATAGGAAGCCGCCCTTCGGCGCGGCGGACAATGTGCCGCGTGCGATCGCCAAGCGCGTTGGGGCCAATCCGGCGAGCGCGATCCTGACAACCACGGGCGGGCAGACCAACCAGCAGTTGGTGGGCGAATTCGCTTCAGCCATTGCGGCGGGGGACAGCCGGTGCGCGGTGATCGTCGGCTCCGAGGCGATCTCGACCGTGCTGGCGCTCTCGGCCAAGGGCGAGACACCCGACTGGTCGGAAGAGATTGGCGGCGACTTCGAGGATCAAGGCTTCGGCGTCGAGGAACTGATGGAGCCCGCGCTGTTCATGCACGGCGCAAGCGGGGCGATTCCGCTCTATGCGCTGGCGGAGAATGCGCGACGGCACCGGCTCGGTATGGGGCTGGAGGAATACCGGCTTGAAATCGGCAAGCTGTTCGCGCCCTTCACGCGCGTTGCCGCCGCGAACCCCCATTCTGCCGCGCCGGTGGAGCGCAGCGCTGAGGAACTCGCCACCGTCACCGACCGCAACCGCATCGTCGCCGAGCCCTATCCGCGCATGACCGTGGCGCGCGATCAGGTGAATCAGGCCGCAGCGATCATCGTCGCCAGCGCAGGGCTGGCGCGCGAACTCGGGGTGCCGGAGGACAAGTGGGTGCACATCCACGCCGTCACCGCCGCGACCGAGTTGAAGCTGTCGCAGCGGCCCGATCTGGCGGGCAACCCGGCCAGCCTCGCCAGCGTCGATGCGGCACTGGCGCGGGCGGGCAAGGGGATCGGCGACATGGCCTATCTCGACTTCTATTCCTGTTTCGCTATCCCGGTCTTCAACCAGTGCGACCACTTCGGCCTGTCGGCGGACGACCCGAGGGGACTGACGCTGACGGGTGGCCTACCGTTCTTCGGCGGGGCGGGGAACAACTACTCGGCCCACGCCATCGCCGAGGCGGTGCAGCGGGTGCGGGGTGATCGGGGCAGCTTCGCGCTGGTGGGCGCAAATGGCGGCTGGATGAGCAAATATGCGACCGGCATCTATTCGACCACGCCTGCCGACTGGAGCGCCAACGACCGCTTCGCCGTGCTCCCCAAGGCGACCGACACAGTGCCGCTCGCCAAGGGGGCGGTCGATGCCGCGACGGTCGAGACCTACACCATCAACCGCGGCCCCAAGGGCGCCGAGGCGATCTTCATTGGCCGCTCTGACGCGGGCGAGCGGGTGGTGGGCAATGCCGACCTGACCGATGCGGCCACGGCAGAGGCCTTTGAAAGCGGAGAACCTTTCGGCAAGCGCCTGACGCTGAGGCAGGACGAGCGCGGGCGGACCGTGGGGCGGGTCGCACCCTAA
- a CDS encoding crotonase/enoyl-CoA hydratase family protein, giving the protein MSETAAPEVLTEVEDGVLIVTINRPEAKNAMTKAAAEGIAAAMERLDSDETLRVGILTGAGGTFCSGMDLKGFLRGESPSVEGKGFGGVVQAPPAKPLIAAVEGYALAGGLELMIACDLVVANAGAKFGIPEVKRGLVAAAGGVMMLPDQIPERIAMELALTGDFIGAERAYQLGLINEVTEGSALDAAKALAARIAANGPLAVKVSKAVMKQSRGWAMDERYAKQGALIGPVFVSHDAREGAAAFAEKRKPNWTGK; this is encoded by the coding sequence GTGAGCGAGACCGCTGCGCCCGAAGTGCTGACCGAAGTTGAGGACGGTGTCCTCATCGTCACCATCAACCGCCCGGAAGCCAAGAACGCCATGACCAAGGCCGCGGCCGAGGGCATCGCGGCGGCGATGGAGCGGCTGGACAGCGATGAGACCTTGCGTGTCGGCATCCTCACCGGCGCGGGCGGCACGTTCTGTTCGGGCATGGATCTGAAGGGCTTCCTGCGCGGCGAAAGCCCCTCGGTCGAAGGCAAGGGGTTCGGCGGCGTGGTGCAGGCTCCGCCCGCCAAGCCGCTGATCGCGGCAGTGGAAGGCTATGCGCTGGCAGGCGGCCTCGAGCTGATGATCGCCTGCGACCTAGTGGTGGCGAACGCGGGCGCGAAGTTCGGCATTCCCGAAGTGAAGCGCGGCCTTGTGGCGGCGGCGGGCGGCGTGATGATGCTGCCCGACCAGATCCCCGAACGGATCGCGATGGAGCTGGCGCTGACCGGCGATTTCATCGGGGCGGAGCGCGCCTACCAGCTCGGCCTCATCAACGAAGTGACCGAAGGCTCGGCGCTCGATGCGGCCAAGGCGCTCGCCGCGCGGATCGCGGCGAACGGCCCGCTGGCGGTGAAAGTGTCGAAGGCGGTGATGAAGCAGTCTCGCGGCTGGGCGATGGACGAACGCTACGCCAAGCAGGGTGCGCTGATCGGCCCCGTCTTCGTGTCGCATGACGCCCGCGAGGGTGCCGCCGCCTTCGCCGAAAAGCGCAAGCCCAACTGGACCGGAAAATGA
- a CDS encoding VOC family protein — MSHPVNHPVQLGGIHHAAYRCKDAKETVEWYARVLGMTYTTAFAEDHVPSTGEYDPYMHIFLDAGNGNILAFFELPNQPEMGKDPNTPQWVQHLALKVPSEEALLAAKAHIEAEGIDVLGPTHHGIFKSIYFFDPNGHRVELAADIGTPDQYAELARVAPVMLEEWSATKTAPRHADWLHEIARAENAAKG, encoded by the coding sequence ATGAGCCACCCCGTAAATCACCCTGTCCAGCTTGGGGGCATCCACCACGCCGCCTATCGCTGCAAGGACGCGAAGGAGACGGTGGAATGGTATGCCCGCGTGCTCGGCATGACCTACACCACCGCCTTTGCCGAGGATCACGTGCCCTCCACGGGTGAATATGATCCCTACATGCATATCTTCCTCGATGCGGGGAACGGCAACATCCTCGCCTTCTTCGAGCTGCCCAACCAGCCCGAGATGGGCAAGGACCCCAACACCCCGCAATGGGTGCAGCACCTCGCGCTGAAGGTGCCTTCCGAAGAGGCGCTGCTGGCGGCCAAGGCGCATATCGAGGCTGAGGGCATCGACGTGCTCGGCCCGACGCATCACGGCATCTTCAAGTCGATCTACTTCTTCGACCCCAACGGTCACCGCGTGGAATTGGCGGCGGACATCGGCACACCCGATCAATACGCCGAACTCGCCCGTGTCGCCCCGGTGATGCTGGAAGAGTGGAGCGCGACCAAGACCGCGCCGCGCCATGCGGATTGGCTCCACGAGATTGCCCGCGCCGAGAACGCGGCGAAGGGCTGA
- a CDS encoding NAD(P)/FAD-dependent oxidoreductase, translated as MLATPPDFDVLIVGAGISGIGMAAHMGMKAPHHSYAIVERRDNLGGTWDLFRYPGIRSDSDMHTLGFDFEPWRHEKSIADAPAILEYLDRIVDERGIRQHIRFGHKVISADFHHDDARWHVELETADGSRTRMTANFLYLGAGYYDYDEPYDPGFDFGEFEGQVIHPQFWPDDLDYKGKNVVVIGSGATAVTIVPSMAKQAGHVTMLQRTPTWMFSRPAKDAVANFLRKVLPESLAYRITRFKNIKLQDLAFKTARDKPQKVKDALYKKIEKALGPDFDRETFTPPYNPWEQRLCLVPDEDLFTAMKAGKASVVTGHIASFEKGGVRLTDGQFLPADIVVTATGLKLAVAGKIDVRVDGEPVQFNERFYYKGCMFSNLPNLAVVFGYLNASWTLRADINSDYVCRVLEHMRRTGTTIATPVLTPEAEAAIVEDDVFDFSSGYIQRGKHIMPRNSVSYPWRLNQEYVVDRKRMKDDPLTDGILTFTRAGANARGLDEQLEAAE; from the coding sequence ATGCTCGCAACACCGCCCGATTTCGACGTGCTGATCGTGGGTGCCGGGATTTCCGGCATCGGCATGGCCGCGCACATGGGAATGAAAGCGCCGCATCACAGCTACGCCATCGTCGAGCGGCGCGACAATCTTGGCGGCACGTGGGATCTGTTCCGCTACCCCGGCATCCGTTCGGACAGCGACATGCACACGCTGGGCTTCGATTTCGAGCCGTGGCGGCACGAAAAGAGCATCGCCGATGCGCCCGCGATCCTCGAATATCTCGACCGCATCGTCGACGAACGCGGCATCCGCCAGCACATCCGCTTCGGCCACAAGGTCATCAGCGCCGACTTCCACCACGATGACGCGCGCTGGCATGTCGAGCTGGAAACAGCCGACGGCAGCCGCACCCGGATGACCGCGAATTTCCTCTATCTGGGCGCGGGCTATTACGATTACGACGAGCCCTATGATCCCGGCTTCGATTTCGGCGAATTCGAGGGGCAGGTGATCCACCCGCAGTTCTGGCCCGACGATCTCGATTACAAGGGCAAGAACGTGGTCGTGATCGGATCGGGCGCGACCGCCGTCACCATCGTGCCTTCGATGGCGAAGCAGGCAGGGCACGTGACGATGCTCCAGCGCACGCCGACCTGGATGTTCTCGCGCCCGGCCAAGGACGCGGTGGCGAACTTCCTGCGCAAGGTGCTTCCCGAAAGCCTCGCCTACCGAATCACCCGGTTCAAGAACATCAAGCTGCAGGACCTCGCCTTCAAGACCGCGCGCGACAAGCCGCAGAAGGTGAAGGACGCGCTCTACAAGAAGATCGAGAAGGCGTTGGGGCCGGACTTCGACCGCGAGACCTTCACCCCGCCCTACAACCCGTGGGAACAGCGGCTGTGTCTGGTGCCCGATGAAGACCTTTTCACCGCCATGAAGGCGGGCAAGGCGAGCGTCGTCACCGGCCATATCGCCAGTTTCGAAAAGGGCGGCGTGCGGCTGACCGATGGCCAGTTCCTCCCGGCCGATATCGTCGTGACGGCGACGGGCCTCAAGCTCGCGGTCGCGGGCAAGATCGACGTGCGGGTCGATGGCGAGCCGGTGCAGTTCAACGAGCGGTTCTATTACAAGGGCTGCATGTTCTCGAACCTGCCCAACCTTGCGGTGGTGTTCGGCTATCTCAACGCCAGCTGGACGCTGCGGGCGGATATCAACTCGGACTATGTCTGCCGCGTGCTCGAACACATGCGGCGGACCGGCACCACCATCGCCACCCCGGTGCTGACGCCCGAGGCCGAGGCTGCGATTGTCGAGGACGACGTGTTCGATTTCTCGAGCGGCTACATCCAGCGCGGCAAGCACATCATGCCGCGCAATTCCGTGAGCTACCCCTGGCGGCTCAATCAGGAATACGTCGTCGATCGCAAACGGATGAAGGACGACCCGCTGACCGACGGCATTCTGACCTTCACCCGCGCCGGTGCCAATGCACGCGGGCTAGACGAGCAGCTTGAGGCGGCTGAATGA
- a CDS encoding acetyl-CoA C-acetyltransferase, with amino-acid sequence MAEAYIIDAVRTPRGIGKQGKGALAAQHPQHLAATVLKAIKDRNNLDTKTVDDVIWSVSTQDGMQAGDMGRMAALDAGYDITSSGTTLDRFCGGGITSVALAAAQVMSGMEGCVVAGGTEMMSLTAAMSQEKMRAGIKPPMMGSYNQRLQQVHPQSHQGICGDAIASMEGFTREELDEVGYRSQQRAAEAIADNRFAKSVVPVVGDDGSVILDREEYPRPQTTREDLAKLEPAFPKIADVPLDEAGTTFRKLINQKYPDLEIKHFHHAGNSSGVVDGAAAVLIASKDYAQKHGLKPRARIVATANMGDDPTLMLNAPVPAAKKVLAKAGLTTDDIDLFEINEAFAVVAAKFVRDLELDWDKVNVNGGSIALGHPIGATGSILIGTVVDELERRGGRYGLVTMCAAGGMAPAIIVERVEDFVD; translated from the coding sequence ATGGCCGAAGCCTACATTATCGACGCAGTGCGCACCCCCCGCGGGATCGGCAAGCAGGGCAAGGGCGCGCTGGCCGCGCAGCACCCGCAGCACCTCGCCGCGACGGTGCTGAAGGCAATCAAGGATCGCAACAATCTCGACACCAAGACCGTCGATGACGTGATCTGGTCTGTCAGCACGCAGGACGGGATGCAAGCGGGCGACATGGGGCGGATGGCGGCGCTGGATGCGGGCTACGACATCACCTCCAGCGGTACCACGCTCGACCGTTTCTGCGGTGGCGGCATCACCAGCGTCGCGCTCGCCGCCGCGCAGGTAATGAGCGGGATGGAGGGTTGCGTCGTCGCCGGGGGCACCGAGATGATGAGCCTCACCGCCGCGATGAGTCAGGAAAAGATGCGCGCCGGGATCAAGCCGCCGATGATGGGGAGCTACAACCAGCGGCTCCAGCAGGTGCACCCGCAATCGCACCAGGGCATCTGCGGCGATGCGATTGCCAGCATGGAAGGGTTCACCCGCGAGGAGCTTGACGAGGTCGGCTACCGCTCGCAGCAGCGTGCCGCCGAGGCGATTGCCGACAACCGCTTTGCCAAGTCGGTGGTGCCGGTGGTGGGTGATGATGGCTCCGTGATCCTCGACCGCGAGGAATATCCGCGCCCGCAGACCACCCGCGAAGACCTCGCCAAGCTCGAACCGGCCTTCCCCAAGATCGCCGATGTGCCGCTCGACGAGGCGGGCACGACCTTCCGCAAGCTGATCAACCAGAAGTATCCTGATCTCGAGATCAAGCACTTCCATCACGCAGGCAATTCCTCGGGCGTGGTCGATGGTGCGGCAGCGGTGCTGATCGCCTCGAAGGACTATGCGCAGAAGCACGGCCTCAAGCCCCGCGCGCGCATCGTCGCCACCGCCAATATGGGCGATGATCCGACGCTGATGCTCAACGCGCCCGTCCCGGCGGCGAAGAAGGTGCTGGCCAAGGCGGGGCTGACCACCGACGACATCGACCTGTTCGAGATCAACGAAGCCTTCGCGGTCGTCGCCGCCAAGTTCGTGCGCGATCTCGAACTTGATTGGGACAAGGTCAATGTCAACGGCGGCTCGATTGCGCTCGGCCACCCGATCGGCGCGACCGGTTCGATCCTGATCGGCACCGTGGTCGACGAGCTGGAGCGGCGCGGCGGGCGCTACGGCCTCGTGACGATGTGCGCGGCGGGCGGCATGGCCCCGGCGATCATCGTCGAGCGGGTCGAAGACTTTGTCGACTAA
- a CDS encoding acyl-CoA dehydrogenase family protein: MPVIDVPQPAFMEDEEIAIFADAVGKFYQQHAPEKRVHKWREDGQVEREFWREAGAAGLLGVSVPTEYGGHGGDFRHDMVVIDQQGKYGVEGFGASLHNTIILPYLVRHGTEEQKQKYLPRLVSGDLVSAIAMSEPDAGSDLQSIKTTALKDGNGYRLNGSKTWISNGQLADFIIVVAKTDPAEGAKGISLLLLETEGAEGFQRGKKLDKIGLDAQDTSELFFDNVFIPADNLLGGVEGRGFYQLMGELPQERLVIAMNAIAGIEKALDVTVEYVKNRKAFGKTIWDFQNTQFTLADLKARGTAARVFVNDCIAKLLEGKLDVATASMAKYWVTELQSEVVDKCLQFHGGAGYINDYAIARMYRDTRIARIYGGSNEIMKMLIARSM, translated from the coding sequence ATGCCCGTCATCGACGTGCCGCAGCCCGCCTTCATGGAAGACGAGGAAATCGCCATTTTCGCCGACGCGGTCGGCAAGTTCTACCAGCAGCACGCCCCCGAAAAGCGCGTCCACAAGTGGCGCGAGGACGGGCAGGTCGAGCGTGAATTCTGGCGCGAGGCGGGCGCGGCGGGGCTGCTCGGCGTGAGCGTGCCGACAGAATATGGCGGCCACGGTGGCGACTTCCGGCATGACATGGTGGTGATCGACCAGCAGGGCAAATACGGCGTCGAAGGCTTCGGCGCGAGCCTCCACAACACCATCATCCTGCCCTACCTCGTGCGTCACGGCACCGAAGAGCAGAAGCAGAAATACCTCCCCCGCCTGGTCAGCGGCGACCTCGTCAGCGCCATCGCGATGAGCGAGCCCGATGCGGGGAGCGACCTTCAGAGCATCAAGACCACCGCCTTGAAGGATGGCAATGGTTACCGCCTCAACGGGTCGAAGACCTGGATTTCCAATGGCCAGCTGGCAGATTTCATCATCGTCGTCGCCAAGACCGATCCGGCCGAAGGGGCCAAGGGCATCTCGCTGCTATTGCTCGAGACCGAGGGCGCCGAAGGCTTCCAGCGCGGCAAGAAGCTCGACAAGATCGGATTGGATGCGCAGGACACTTCGGAGCTGTTCTTCGACAATGTGTTCATTCCGGCGGACAATCTGCTCGGCGGGGTCGAGGGGCGCGGGTTCTATCAGCTGATGGGTGAATTGCCGCAGGAACGCCTGGTGATCGCCATGAACGCCATCGCGGGGATCGAGAAGGCGCTCGATGTGACGGTCGAATATGTCAAGAACCGCAAGGCCTTCGGCAAGACAATCTGGGACTTCCAGAACACCCAGTTCACCCTCGCCGACCTCAAGGCGCGCGGCACCGCGGCCCGCGTGTTCGTCAACGACTGCATCGCCAAGCTGCTCGAAGGCAAGCTCGACGTGGCGACCGCGAGCATGGCGAAATACTGGGTGACCGAATTGCAGAGCGAAGTGGTCGACAAGTGCCTGCAATTCCACGGCGGGGCGGGCTACATCAATGATTACGCCATCGCCCGCATGTATCGCGACACCCGCATCGCGCGGATCTACGGCGGCAGCAACGAGATCATGAAGATGCTGATCGCGAGGAGTATGTGA